The window AAGCAGAAGGGATCGAAGTTATAGTTGGTGAATGCGCTAAAGGCCTTTATAATCTGGTAACTGGCAAGGAAAGGCCAAATTACAGAACATGCCGAAACGTTTAAATATAATATAGCAGAAAAGACATTAAATGGAAGAATCAAAAAAAGATATCGGCATCACAGTAAAGAAAGACAGGGATTTTTCAGAGTGGTACCAGCAGGTTATTCTTAAGTCTGATCTGGCGGACTACAGCTTAGTTGGCGGCTGCATTGTTTTCAGGCCGTATTCTTATGCAATCTGGGAAAAGGTTGTCAAGGCAGTTGATGACCGCTTGAAAGCAATGGGTGTCAAGAATGCTTACTTCCCGTTATTCATCCCTGAAAAGCTGCTGAAAAAAGAAGCAGAGCATCTAAAAGGGTTCTCCCCCGAAGTTGCATGGGTTGATTATGCAGGTGACACAAAATTAGAGGAAAGGCTTGCAGTAAGGCCGACATCAGAAACAATAATGTACGATTCTTATTCAAAATGGATACGTTCCTGGAGAGATTTGCCTTTAAAGATAAACCAGTGGAATTCAGTTGTTAGATGGGAATTCAAGCATGCAGTTCCTTTTTTGAGAACAAGAGAATTTTTATGGAATGAAGGCCACACAGTTTTCGCAGATAAAAAAGAAGCAGAAAAGGAATGCATCGACATACTGAATATGTACAAGGAAATCTTGGAAGAATATTTCGCGTTATACAATCTGCCTGGAAAGAAAACAGACAAGGAAAAATTTGCAGGTGCTGAATACACTTTCTCTCTGGAGATTTACATGCCTAACGGCAGGGCAATACAGGGCCCTGACTCGCATCATGACGGGGAAAACTTTGCCAGGGCATTCAACATAAAATTCCTTGACAAGGACGGAAAGGAAAAATTTGCAATCCAGAATACATGGGCGATAACAACAAGGATGCTCGGTGTTTTATTTGCAGTGCATGGCGATGATAAGGGATTGGTCCTTCCGCCAAAGCTGGCTCCGATACAGGCAGTAATTGTTCCGATATTCTTCAAGGAATCTGAAAAAGAAAAGATAATGAAAAAAGCAGAAGAAATAAAATCGAAGCTAAAGGACTATTCAGTTGAGCTTGATGCAAGGGAAGAATATACGCCAGGAT of the Candidatus Woesearchaeota archaeon genome contains:
- a CDS encoding proline--tRNA ligase, yielding MEESKKDIGITVKKDRDFSEWYQQVILKSDLADYSLVGGCIVFRPYSYAIWEKVVKAVDDRLKAMGVKNAYFPLFIPEKLLKKEAEHLKGFSPEVAWVDYAGDTKLEERLAVRPTSETIMYDSYSKWIRSWRDLPLKINQWNSVVRWEFKHAVPFLRTREFLWNEGHTVFADKKEAEKECIDILNMYKEILEEYFALYNLPGKKTDKEKFAGAEYTFSLEIYMPNGRAIQGPDSHHDGENFARAFNIKFLDKDGKEKFAIQNTWAITTRMLGVLFAVHGDDKGLVLPPKLAPIQAVIVPIFFKESEKEKIMKKAEEIKSKLKDYSVELDAREEYTPGYKFNEWEMKGIPIRIELGPKDIEKDQVVLVRRDNGKKEAVKISDLAKKIKAMLDDIQDSLFKSSKKLTEDNIVKTGNWNELLKAIESKKLVLTPSCGTPECENWIKDKTGGAKALNIPFDQPKGIGKCVHCGKEGKYWVYFGKSY